In a single window of the Streptomyces sp. NBC_01298 genome:
- a CDS encoding UDP-N-acetylglucosamine 1-carboxyvinyltransferase, translating into MNDLPQTLLPPHTDTRAIRVTGGHRLEGTASVQGSKNVALHLFAAAQLADTPLILSGIPNILDTHVCADILTRTGTPATITGDRFEVTPAVDWHPAIPDELGGRVRTTAVMAAGLLARAGRVRFPLPGGDAFTPRLIDRHLAAMEAAGAALNITATHIDARLARPTPQPFAVDVMTQKWGPSLGATVTAMLLAARARGTSTILNPNSEPEVLATAALLMDGGVGISWGGTTAIHITGTDRITGATVDVPPDRLEAATLALAAGITGGSVRLANVPIDTFPTALMSMLSDAGIELTPAGYGTRARCPAGPRPVQTATVSATCTDVQPQLTAFLTQAPGTSRIEERIYASRATHVNPLRAFGAAVTADGPTITVHGPSSLTAARVAGEDIRAVAALVIAALAAEGTSTIQGVYHLQRGYGSLLPKLATLGAELEVVQE; encoded by the coding sequence GTGAATGATCTGCCCCAGACCCTCTTGCCGCCTCACACCGATACCCGCGCTATCCGCGTCACCGGCGGCCACCGCCTGGAGGGCACCGCCTCCGTCCAGGGCTCGAAGAACGTCGCCCTCCACCTGTTCGCCGCCGCCCAGCTCGCCGACACCCCGCTGATCCTGTCCGGCATCCCGAACATCCTGGACACCCATGTCTGCGCGGACATCCTCACCCGCACCGGCACTCCGGCCACGATCACCGGTGACCGCTTCGAGGTCACCCCCGCCGTCGACTGGCACCCGGCCATCCCGGACGAGCTGGGCGGGCGTGTCCGCACCACTGCCGTCATGGCCGCGGGCCTCCTCGCACGCGCCGGTCGAGTCCGCTTCCCCCTTCCGGGCGGTGACGCCTTCACCCCGCGCCTCATCGACCGGCACCTGGCCGCCATGGAGGCCGCCGGCGCCGCGCTGAACATCACCGCCACCCACATCGACGCCCGCCTCGCCCGCCCGACACCGCAGCCGTTCGCCGTCGACGTGATGACTCAGAAGTGGGGGCCGAGCCTGGGGGCCACGGTCACCGCGATGCTGCTCGCTGCCCGCGCCCGCGGCACCTCCACCATCCTGAACCCCAACTCCGAGCCGGAGGTCCTGGCAACCGCCGCGCTGCTCATGGACGGAGGCGTCGGCATCTCGTGGGGAGGTACCACCGCTATCCACATCACCGGAACCGACCGCATCACCGGGGCCACCGTCGACGTCCCGCCGGACCGGCTTGAGGCCGCCACACTCGCCCTGGCCGCCGGTATCACCGGGGGATCCGTCCGCCTCGCCAACGTGCCCATCGACACGTTTCCCACCGCTCTGATGTCCATGCTCAGTGACGCCGGCATCGAACTGACACCGGCGGGATACGGCACACGCGCTCGATGCCCCGCCGGTCCCCGGCCCGTGCAGACGGCCACGGTCTCCGCCACCTGCACCGACGTTCAGCCCCAGCTGACCGCCTTCCTCACCCAGGCCCCCGGCACCTCCCGCATCGAGGAACGGATCTACGCTTCCCGCGCCACCCACGTCAACCCGCTGCGGGCCTTCGGCGCAGCCGTCACAGCCGACGGACCCACCATCACCGTGCACGGTCCGTCCTCCCTGACCGCAGCCCGCGTGGCCGGCGAGGACATCCGAGCTGTCGCTGCCCTGGTGATCGCAGCCCTCGCGGCCGAAGGCACCTCGACCATCCAGGGCGTCTACCACCTGCAACGCGGCTACGGCAGCCTGTTGCCCAAGCTCGCCACGCTGGGCGCCGAGCTGGAGGTCGTGCAGGAGTAG